The segment CGGTGTCACCTCCAGCGTTTCCCTCTCCTCGCAGCGCTGATCCCCCTCGATGAGGTCAGAGCTGAGTGGGAGAAGAGCAGCGGCCCGTTCCACAAGCAGCGAGTGGCCGAGCACTGCGGGGTGTTTCGTGACTTATTCCGAGGGGCCACGTTCACCCCTTGGGTCACCTTGAGGGTGGAGTACAGCCAAGAAGATGAGCACGTCGTGCCGGTCTACTATGGGAACATGGTGACTCCATCAGAGGTGTGTGGGGGAGCTGGGCACAGCTTTGGCCCCACGGGAAGCCTCTGTGGTTTCCTCAGACGCTTCTGATGGGCATTGTCCGCCCCAGGGGATTTTGTTTAGATGGGTATTTCCTCTGTGATGATCAAAACATGTTTCTTGGACGTGATAAAGACAGAGCTTTGCAACAGGATGGTTGTCTGTCAGCAGGCTGATGTTTATTAAGGCTCTGGGGGCTTTCAGGTGGAGCTGGATGACTTGGTGTGGTGGCCCTGCCTGGTCTGTGCTGTGTCCTGGCCGTGCCCGTGACCAGTTTGTGTTCTTTGCTGTGGAAATCATGACCTTAATGGTTCCCTAATGGAACCTGTTGTTTCAGTGACTGACATTCTGTTTGTGTTGCTTATTTAGGCTTCCAGTCCCCCCGCAGTGTCATACGAGGCAGATAAAGGCTCCCTGTGGACTTTGTTGCTCACAAATCCGGGTGAGTAGCAGgttctttaaaaagaacacatttaaaCAGGATTGTTTCCCTCTGCTGTTGGTTCGCTCCTGTTTCTTTTGGCTGCACAGGCAGAGAGGTTGCCATAACTTCTGAGCAGGGATGTGTTACATATGCAGGAAAGATTGTAGCCTCCCCAGACCTCTAGCAGTTGAGAGATGAGACAGGACCGGTGTCACAGTGTAATGGAAGCAATTCCCTGACTCCCGGCCTTCGTTTCCCCCCAGACTCCTCTCCCTCAGCAGTCTGCCTGGCAGGTGCCTTAGTTGCCACTGCTCGCTCTGGGAAACCGAGGCACAGTGAAGCAACTGACCAAGAAGTCCCTTTAATCTTGGAATTACATCTGTTGGGTTCTTTGCTCCTCATTTTAAGCTCATTCCTATAAGAATGAGTTACTTTTCTGCTAGGAAAGGATTGCTGGGCGGTCTTGAGCTGCGCTGTTGAAGTGGGTCTGGGGGTTCTCACTCTGGGGGGGGATGCAAACaccagcctcaagttgtgccaggggaggttcaaattggatattaggaaacatttcttcatggagagggttgtacaatactggaacaggttgcccagggcagtggtggagtcaccatcccaggAGGAGTGTAGAGGAGGTTCTTgtggacatgggttagtgccagagttgggttatggttggactcgttgatcttgaggatctcttctgacccaaacgattctatgatcctatcaTGAAGTCGCCTTTCTCTGTTGCAGATGGACATTTAAGAGACACGCACTCCGAGTACCTGCACTGGCTGGTGTGAGTACCGCACGGCAGAGCCGCGCTGCTGAGCTTGGGGAAAGCCCCGGCGGAGCGGGCAGAAACTCCTTCAACAGAACTGGGAATAAGGATTTGCTGAGACTGTTCTGTGGGTTCTCTGGTGCTCCTGCCAGTAGCTTCTTCACCCCCATGTTCTGGGTCCTGCTAAAGATGCGGGAGTTcaggtgttgctgctgtttggctTTCAAAATGGCTGAGTGTGATTTTTCTTCCGGTAAAAACAGCCTCTACTGTCTGTTTGCTTGTCAGACAGGGTGTAGGTTATGTCACAATGTAGCCCAGAGTGATGTGCAATCCTGGGGGAATGTGCTGGCCCTAACCGGGGGGAATGAATGGATATATAGTGAAGTAAACTTGTGTGTGTTCAGGACGAACATCCCAGGCAACGACATCCAGTCGGGTAAGGAGATCTGCCATTACCTGCCCCCCTTCCCCGCCATGGGCACTGGCTACCATCGCTTCATCTTCCTGCTCTTCAAGCAAGACCGCCGCGTTGATTTCAGTGAGGATGTTCGGCCCACGCCCTGGTAATTGAggcttttgctgggctgttcATGCTCTCTTGGCCAGGCTGTTCTTGCATGTTCTGATGACATGGTCATTACTGCTGGAGGAGAGCAAGTTCCTTTTAGTCTGCATGGTTgttcagggctgctctgagttTGTGTGTTGCCTGAAGCCACAATCCCAGCCCTGCAAGCACTGTGCTGTCCTGTTGCTTTAAACCAGGCTGTtaagaaagtgttttttttcctgcctggagcagaaacgtgcagagagctggagaagctgggagaAGTTTTGACGTGCCTTCCTTTTCCACCTCTGTTTTACAGActctggggtgctgtggggaagTAGTTGCCTGCTAAAGtgctgcaagaaaagagaatcACCTCAGCTCTTGTGCTTGTGTCTTGTTTCCAGCCACAGCCTCAAGATGAGAACCTTTAGCACGTTTGACTTCTACAGAAAGCACGAGGATGCCATGACCCCGTCAGGGC is part of the Columba livia isolate bColLiv1 breed racing homer chromosome 18, bColLiv1.pat.W.v2, whole genome shotgun sequence genome and harbors:
- the LOC135575748 gene encoding large ribosomal subunit protein mL38-like isoform X3, whose translation is MAVLLSAALCGVRSGRAFGTAEPKTDISLPREKLLRAKEIKARKKILRENRQNAEMERAARLRTALIPLDEVRAEWEKSSGPFHKQRVAEHCGVFRDLFRGATFTPWVTLRVEYSQEDEHVVPVYYGNMVTPSEASSPPAVSYEADKGSLWTLLLTNPDGHLRDTHSEYLHWLVTNIPGNDIQSGKEICHYLPPFPAMGTGYHRFIFLLFKQDRRVDFSEDVRPTPCHSLKMRTFSTFDFYRKHEDAMTPSGLAFFQCQWDSCVSWVFHQLLNMREPVFEFVRLPVYHPPQVKFPRHQPLRYLDRYRDSKEPTYGIY
- the LOC135575748 gene encoding large ribosomal subunit protein mL38-like isoform X2, which codes for MPNEDIDVSNLEALEKYRSFSRYLRLAEKESRKPHWWQTARQHSSPKPEPKTDISLPREKLLRAKEIKARKKILRENRQNAEMERAARLRTALIPLDEVRAEWEKSSGPFHKQRVAEHCGVFRDLFRGATFTPWVTLRVEYSQEDEHVVPVYYGNMVTPSEASSPPAVSYEADKGSLWTLLLTNPDGHLRDTHSEYLHWLVTNIPGNDIQSGKEICHYLPPFPAMGTGYHRFIFLLFKQDRRVDFSEDVRPTPCHSLKMRTFSTFDFYRKHEDAMTPSGLAFFQCQWDSCVSWVFHQLLNMREPVFEFVRLPVYHPPQVKFPRHQPLRYLDRYRDSKEPTYGIY